In Gammaproteobacteria bacterium, one DNA window encodes the following:
- a CDS encoding SAM-dependent DNA methyltransferase → MAIKKSELYSSLWSSCDELRGGMDASQYKDYVLVMLFIKYVSDKYAGQPFAPITIPPGASFEDMVALKGKPTIGDNILGDAYEYLMRHFATESGKSKGQFYTPAEVSRIMARMNMILHDNPGAEIMQDMMQDLLTSRVRLD, encoded by the coding sequence ATGGCCATCAAAAAATCCGAACTTTATTCTTCCCTGTGGTCGAGCTGCGATGAACTGCGCGGCGGCATGGATGCCAGCCAGTACAAAGACTACGTGCTGGTGATGCTGTTCATCAAGTACGTCAGCGACAAATACGCCGGCCAGCCGTTCGCGCCGATCACCATCCCGCCCGGCGCGAGTTTCGAGGACATGGTCGCGCTGAAAGGCAAGCCCACCATCGGCGACAACATACTCGGCGATGCCTACGAATATCTGATGCGCCATTTCGCCACCGAAAGCGGCAAAAGCAAGGGGCAGTTCTACACCCCGGCGGAAGTCAGCCGCATCATGGCGCGAATGAACATGATCCTGCACGACAACCCCGGCGCGGAAATCATGCAAGACATGATGCAAGACCTGCTGACAAGCCGTGTCCGATTGGATTAA
- a CDS encoding TM0106 family RecB-like putative nuclease, with the protein MTAGDSAPILIKPSDASAWISCIRRVWLDKHRPSVSEPDAFNRLLSELGLEHEAVMLARLESQYPISTAVSFEHTQALMQQGAAVIYQGRLMDERQGLVGYPDFLIRHDSGHYQPADAKLSLSENKKSIQIQLGIYRRLLRNELPALVFLGDGRIAQLGDEVESLVDEFITGMRALLDLPQPPAVRYSHSKCRICPHAAACRPEFEAKEDISLLYGVHGQAADHLEEAGVSTISELAVQSIESIPDVPHLKGHKRKHRAILQARSFLSGEVFQLNKAVLPRGTWIHFDIEDNPLTPDRKRHVYLWGFLVPPHGRENFEYVWSDDEVSDYQGWLGFLQQIDRYRAQYPDLVLAHYSNHERATIGKYAERYGMTQHATVTWLLGADSPLFDMQNPVLDCLVLPLQGYGLKDICKHPGLVNFQWENAESGSQWSVVQFNRFRAETSLVEKQKLKAAILGYNRDDVIATRRLEVWLREHFS; encoded by the coding sequence ATGACTGCCGGTGATTCCGCTCCCATCTTGATCAAGCCCAGTGACGCCAGTGCATGGATATCTTGCATCCGGCGTGTCTGGCTGGATAAACATCGGCCGTCCGTATCGGAACCTGACGCGTTTAACCGGCTGCTCAGCGAGCTCGGACTGGAGCATGAAGCTGTCATGCTGGCCAGACTGGAAAGTCAGTATCCCATCAGCACAGCGGTTTCCTTTGAGCATACGCAAGCCTTGATGCAGCAAGGTGCAGCGGTCATTTATCAGGGCCGCTTGATGGATGAGCGACAAGGTTTGGTGGGATATCCCGATTTCCTGATCCGGCATGATAGCGGTCACTATCAACCGGCGGACGCCAAGCTTTCGTTAAGTGAAAATAAGAAATCGATCCAGATTCAATTGGGGATCTACCGCCGTTTGCTAAGGAATGAATTACCGGCGCTGGTTTTTCTCGGCGACGGCCGGATTGCGCAGCTCGGCGACGAAGTCGAATCGCTGGTCGATGAATTTATTACCGGCATGCGCGCATTGCTGGATTTACCGCAACCGCCCGCAGTTCGCTATAGCCACAGCAAATGCCGCATTTGCCCGCATGCAGCGGCTTGCCGTCCGGAATTTGAAGCCAAGGAGGATATTTCGTTGTTGTACGGTGTGCATGGCCAAGCGGCGGATCATCTCGAAGAAGCGGGAGTTTCGACCATTTCCGAGTTGGCCGTGCAATCGATCGAATCCATTCCCGATGTGCCGCATCTCAAAGGCCATAAACGCAAGCATCGCGCTATTTTGCAAGCGCGCTCGTTTTTAAGCGGAGAAGTGTTTCAACTGAACAAAGCCGTTTTGCCGCGCGGCACTTGGATTCATTTCGATATCGAGGATAATCCGTTGACACCGGATCGCAAGCGCCATGTCTATCTGTGGGGATTCCTGGTGCCGCCGCACGGCAGGGAAAATTTTGAGTACGTCTGGAGCGACGATGAAGTCAGCGATTACCAAGGCTGGTTGGGTTTTTTGCAGCAAATTGACCGCTATCGTGCGCAATATCCCGATTTGGTACTGGCGCATTATTCCAATCACGAAAGAGCCACCATCGGTAAATATGCCGAGCGTTACGGCATGACCCAACACGCCACCGTGACTTGGCTGCTGGGTGCGGACAGTCCGCTGTTCGATATGCAAAATCCGGTTCTGGATTGTCTGGTTTTGCCGCTGCAAGGCTACGGTTTGAAAGATATCTGCAAGCATCCGGGGTTGGTAAATTTTCAATGGGAAAACGCGGAATCCGGATCGCAATGGTCGGTGGTGCAGTTCAACCGTTTCCGCGCGGAAACGAGTTTGGTTGAAAAACAAAAACTGAAAGCCGCCATACTGGGCTACAACCGCGACGACGTGATTGCCACGCGCAGGCTGGAAGTCTGGTTGCGGGAGCATTTTTCCTGA
- the dnaX gene encoding DNA polymerase III subunit gamma/tau, producing the protein MSQTQVLARKWRPRNFSELTGQEHVVRALTNALEQNRLHHAYLFTGTRGVGKTTIARILAKSLNCETGVTAAPCGACAACLQIDSGSFIDLIELDAASNTQVDNMRELLENALYAPTSARFKIYIIDEVHMLSKSAFNAMLKTLEEPPEHVKFVLATTDPQKIPVTVLSRCLQFNLKQIPPAQIAGHLKNILAQEEIPSDAVSLQLIARAAQGSMRDALSLLDQAIAFGEGSIEEAGVREMLGIIDQGYLFDLLEALARKDGAQLMSLADEMEAQCLSFEAALQELAALLHRIALAQTVPQAISGDTPEYARIFALAKTLPPDDVQLFYQIALHGRSDLSLAPDEYAGFTMTLLRMLTFMPDDLTANRQPPQTARASFTPAGPEENKPQTATAQSAASPAPAAPASTLDWPQLSQQLKLTGMAKMLAQHSEAKTLTGEKIELCVPDVHKHLLDKKYQDKIQAALHTYFGKPVALNFSVGSITGLTPVALQQREEEEKQAQAIAAIETDPVVQELIEQFDAKLIVSSIKPIEK; encoded by the coding sequence GTGTCCCAAACACAAGTCCTTGCGCGCAAGTGGCGTCCAAGAAATTTCTCCGAACTGACCGGACAAGAACATGTGGTCAGAGCGCTGACCAATGCGCTTGAACAAAACCGCTTGCACCATGCGTATTTGTTCACCGGCACGCGCGGCGTCGGCAAAACCACCATCGCCCGCATCCTGGCCAAGTCGCTCAACTGCGAAACCGGCGTAACCGCCGCCCCCTGCGGCGCTTGCGCGGCGTGCCTGCAAATCGATAGCGGCAGTTTCATTGATCTGATCGAACTGGATGCGGCGTCCAACACGCAAGTCGACAACATGCGCGAACTGCTTGAAAATGCGCTATACGCGCCGACCAGCGCGCGCTTCAAGATTTACATCATCGACGAAGTGCACATGCTGTCGAAATCGGCGTTCAACGCCATGCTGAAAACATTGGAAGAGCCGCCGGAGCATGTCAAATTCGTCTTGGCGACCACCGATCCGCAAAAAATCCCGGTCACGGTGTTGTCGCGCTGTCTGCAATTCAATTTGAAGCAAATTCCGCCGGCGCAAATCGCCGGGCATCTCAAAAATATCCTGGCGCAGGAAGAAATCCCCAGCGATGCGGTATCGTTGCAATTAATCGCTCGCGCCGCACAAGGCAGCATGCGCGATGCACTCAGTCTATTGGATCAAGCCATCGCCTTCGGTGAAGGCAGCATCGAGGAAGCGGGTGTGCGCGAAATGCTCGGCATCATTGATCAAGGCTATCTGTTCGATCTGCTCGAAGCACTGGCGCGGAAAGATGGCGCACAGCTCATGTCGCTGGCGGACGAAATGGAGGCGCAGTGCCTTTCATTCGAAGCCGCATTGCAAGAACTGGCCGCTCTGCTGCATCGCATCGCGCTGGCGCAAACAGTGCCGCAAGCGATCAGCGGCGATACACCGGAATATGCGCGCATTTTCGCGCTGGCAAAAACCTTGCCGCCCGATGACGTGCAATTGTTTTACCAGATTGCATTGCACGGACGCAGCGATCTGAGCTTGGCGCCCGATGAATACGCCGGTTTCACCATGACTTTGTTGCGCATGCTGACGTTTATGCCGGATGATTTGACGGCAAACCGGCAACCGCCGCAAACCGCGCGGGCAAGTTTCACACCGGCCGGTCCTGAGGAAAATAAACCGCAAACGGCAACAGCGCAATCCGCCGCTTCCCCCGCTCCCGCCGCACCCGCTTCCACCCTTGATTGGCCGCAATTGAGCCAGCAACTGAAACTGACCGGCATGGCGAAAATGCTGGCGCAACACAGCGAAGCCAAAACCCTGACTGGGGAAAAAATCGAATTATGCGTGCCCGATGTGCATAAGCACCTGCTGGATAAGAAATATCAGGATAAAATTCAAGCGGCGCTGCACACTTATTTCGGCAAGCCCGTGGCACTGAATTTTTCCGTCGGCAGCATCACCGGACTCACCCCGGTGGCATTGCAGCAACGTGAAGAAGAAGAAAAACAGGCGCAAGCCATCGCAGCGATTGAAACGGATCCGGTGGTGCAAGAATTGATCGAGCAGTTCGATGCAAAATTGATCGTTTCTTCAATAAAACCCATAGAAAAATAA
- a CDS encoding exosortase system-associated protein, TIGR04073 family, whose translation MSKNKILTACILTCFLMMTSPAKAESYFFDKLSQGAANIAFGFIEIPKNVINITNDQNILVGLTWGLIRGVIQGVSRTLVGGVEVITSPIPTAEFASPAYVWDRFSEDSRYFGLHYPGYWTQYGPLDDGE comes from the coding sequence ATGAGTAAAAATAAAATCCTGACCGCCTGCATATTGACGTGTTTTCTCATGATGACGTCGCCAGCCAAAGCGGAAAGCTACTTTTTCGACAAACTAAGCCAGGGCGCCGCCAACATAGCTTTCGGTTTTATCGAAATTCCCAAGAACGTGATCAACATCACCAATGATCAAAACATTCTGGTAGGTCTGACATGGGGGCTTATCCGTGGAGTCATACAAGGGGTAAGCCGGACATTGGTGGGTGGCGTGGAAGTCATCACTTCACCGATTCCAACGGCCGAATTTGCTTCACCGGCTTATGTCTGGGATCGTTTCAGTGAAGACAGCCGTTATTTCGGCTTGCATTACCCCGGTTACTGGACCCAATACGGCCCATTGGACGATGGCGAGTAG
- a CDS encoding OmpA family protein: MKKYHALPLAISILFLTACATPKTDTEDLKAEIKAARMGHYGQAMFHQEQSEEDLETANEILGHLEKNHYWNINEKQKALDAAKSAARHRLEAEKAMCLWLTEVHGHNHHKKEAIHDTVAYFKTGSAVPFKTKDDTIGKVGSWLKEHPDATATVTASTDTVGKPDYNQDLSERRAKEVIKRLIDNGARPGQLIAKPIGEVPGADNTPDQENRVAIVITSHPNYVDCPNVK, translated from the coding sequence ATGAAAAAATATCACGCCTTGCCGCTGGCGATTTCGATCCTGTTTCTAACCGCTTGCGCTACGCCCAAAACCGATACGGAAGATCTGAAAGCCGAAATAAAGGCTGCCCGGATGGGTCACTACGGGCAAGCCATGTTTCATCAAGAGCAATCCGAAGAAGATCTAGAAACCGCTAATGAGATTCTGGGTCATCTGGAAAAGAATCACTACTGGAATATCAACGAGAAGCAAAAAGCGCTGGATGCCGCTAAATCAGCCGCGCGCCATCGTTTGGAAGCCGAGAAGGCAATGTGTCTGTGGCTGACCGAAGTGCACGGCCATAATCACCATAAAAAAGAAGCGATTCACGATACTGTCGCTTACTTCAAAACGGGCAGCGCGGTACCCTTTAAAACCAAGGACGACACGATCGGCAAAGTGGGCAGTTGGTTAAAAGAGCATCCCGATGCGACTGCAACCGTCACGGCATCGACGGATACCGTCGGCAAACCGGACTACAACCAGGATTTGTCGGAGAGGAGAGCCAAAGAAGTAATAAAACGATTGATAGACAATGGCGCCAGGCCCGGTCAACTCATTGCAAAACCGATCGGTGAAGTTCCCGGCGCTGACAACACACCCGATCAGGAAAACCGTGTTGCGATCGTGATCACCTCGCACCCCAATTATGTGGATTGCCCCAATGTAAAATAA
- a CDS encoding YbaB/EbfC family nucleoid-associated protein, with amino-acid sequence MMKGNLGNMMKQAQMMQENMRKMQENLASIEVEGQSGAGMVKVTMTCRHDVKRVSIDSSLIGDDKEMLEDLIAAAFNDAVRKVETTTQEKMSALTSGMGLPPGFKLPF; translated from the coding sequence ATGATGAAAGGTAACCTCGGCAACATGATGAAGCAAGCGCAGATGATGCAGGAAAACATGCGCAAAATGCAGGAAAATCTTGCCAGCATCGAAGTGGAAGGCCAATCGGGTGCGGGTATGGTTAAAGTCACGATGACCTGCCGTCATGACGTCAAACGCGTCAGCATCGACAGCAGCCTGATCGGCGACGATAAGGAAATGCTGGAAGACTTGATAGCAGCGGCTTTCAACGATGCCGTGCGCAAAGTCGAAACGACCACGCAGGAAAAAATGTCGGCTCTGACCAGTGGAATGGGTCTGCCGCCGGGATTCAAACTACCCTTCTGA
- the corA gene encoding magnesium/cobalt transporter CorA — translation MLINCVAYENGARLTDLAVEEISDYLERPGCFVWVALRDATHEELDKLKSEFDLHELAVEDAHHGHQRPKLEEYGESVFVVMHLLDYHDGEMSLGEMHVFVGPNYILSVRNQSQQHFLSVRERCEREPHLLQQGPGFVLYALMDAVVDRYFPTIDLLESELEEIEEQIFTKEAGLSNIERLYALKRKITTLKHVVAPLMEVAGKLSGNRGPVLCANIRDYFRNVYDHLIRINASIDTIRDTISTAIQVNLSIGAIENNEVSKRLAAWAGIFAAATALVGIWGMNFEHMPELQWEYGYPLALLTICLACLFLYIRFKRIGWL, via the coding sequence GTGCTCATCAATTGTGTTGCTTACGAAAACGGCGCCCGCTTGACCGATCTTGCCGTGGAGGAAATCAGCGATTACCTCGAACGTCCGGGGTGTTTCGTCTGGGTTGCGCTGCGCGACGCCACGCATGAAGAACTGGATAAATTGAAATCGGAATTCGATCTTCATGAATTGGCGGTGGAAGACGCGCATCACGGTCACCAGCGTCCTAAGCTGGAGGAATACGGCGAATCGGTTTTCGTGGTCATGCACCTGCTGGATTACCACGACGGAGAAATGAGCCTTGGCGAAATGCATGTTTTTGTCGGCCCGAATTATATTTTGTCAGTCAGGAACCAGAGCCAGCAACATTTCCTCAGCGTGCGCGAACGCTGCGAACGTGAACCGCATCTGTTGCAGCAAGGACCTGGATTTGTTCTGTATGCGTTGATGGATGCCGTAGTCGACCGCTATTTTCCTACCATCGATTTGCTGGAATCCGAACTGGAAGAGATCGAAGAGCAGATTTTCACCAAGGAAGCCGGGCTCAGCAATATCGAACGGCTCTACGCATTGAAGCGGAAAATCACCACCCTGAAGCATGTGGTCGCTCCACTGATGGAAGTTGCCGGAAAACTGTCGGGTAACCGCGGCCCCGTGTTGTGCGCCAATATCCGCGATTATTTCCGCAATGTCTACGATCACTTGATCCGCATTAACGCTTCCATCGACACCATCCGCGATACGATCAGCACGGCTATCCAGGTCAATCTCTCGATCGGCGCCATTGAAAACAACGAGGTCAGCAAGCGCCTGGCCGCATGGGCGGGGATTTTCGCCGCCGCCACGGCATTGGTTGGAATTTGGGGGATGAATTTCGAGCATATGCCCGAATTGCAATGGGAATACGGTTACCCGCTGGCGCTATTGACTATTTGCCTGGCTTGTCTTTTTCTCTATATCCGTTTCAAGCGCATTGGCTGGTTGTAA
- a CDS encoding NAD-dependent epimerase/dehydratase family protein, which translates to MPKILVTGATGQIGAELTLALRERHGADNVIAAGHRREPSGHLAHTGPYVSLDVRDAAVLDALVPKQGVTVIYHLAALLSAVAEEQPLHAWDINMNGLLNVLESARKHGCQVFFPSSIAAFGPDTPPFDTPQDTVQHPSTIYGITKVTGELLCDYYHRRYGVDARGVRYPGLISNQVLPGGGTTDYAVDIFYAAVKQRHYDCFLRADTQLDMMYMPDAIQAAIQLMETDARRLTHRNGFNATAMSFTPAQLAAEIQRHLPGFTISYAIDPLRQAIADSWPRHMDDSAARNEWGWQPQYDLAAMVTDMLRHITVKLRNE; encoded by the coding sequence ATGCCTAAAATTCTGGTAACCGGCGCAACCGGTCAAATCGGCGCCGAATTGACACTAGCGTTGCGCGAGCGCCATGGCGCGGATAACGTCATCGCCGCCGGGCATCGCCGTGAACCGTCCGGTCATCTGGCGCATACCGGCCCGTATGTCAGTCTCGACGTGCGCGACGCGGCGGTGCTTGATGCGCTGGTGCCGAAGCAGGGTGTTACCGTCATTTATCATCTCGCCGCATTGCTTTCCGCCGTGGCCGAGGAGCAGCCGTTGCACGCCTGGGATATCAACATGAACGGCCTGCTGAATGTGCTGGAAAGCGCGCGCAAGCATGGTTGCCAGGTATTTTTTCCAAGCTCCATCGCCGCATTCGGTCCCGATACACCGCCATTCGATACGCCGCAGGATACCGTGCAGCATCCGTCGACGATCTATGGGATTACCAAAGTGACGGGCGAACTGCTGTGCGATTACTATCATCGCCGCTACGGCGTCGACGCGCGCGGTGTGCGTTATCCGGGACTGATTTCCAATCAGGTGCTGCCGGGCGGCGGGACGACCGATTATGCCGTGGATATTTTTTATGCCGCGGTGAAACAGCGGCATTACGACTGTTTTCTGCGCGCCGATACACAACTCGACATGATGTACATGCCCGATGCCATCCAGGCGGCGATCCAATTGATGGAAACCGATGCGCGCCGATTGACGCATCGCAACGGTTTCAATGCCACCGCGATGAGTTTCACACCGGCGCAATTGGCGGCGGAAATACAACGGCATTTGCCCGGTTTTACCATCAGCTATGCCATCGATCCGCTGCGTCAGGCGATCGCCGATTCCTGGCCGCGCCATATGGACGATAGCGCTGCCCGCAATGAATGGGGCTGGCAGCCGCAGTACGATTTGGCGGCGATGGTGACCGATATGCTGCGGCATATCACGGTCAAATTACGCAACGAATAA
- the aroG gene encoding 3-deoxy-7-phosphoheptulonate synthase AroG has translation MKYQTDDLRIVGVHELTPPVELHREYPMTEIATETVYAARQGTHRILHGEDDRLLVVVGPCSIHDVDAALEYAARLKHLREKLKRQLHIVMRVYFEKPRTTIGWKGLINDPDLDNSFHINKGLRTARRLLLDLNTIGMPSATEYLDLISPQYLSDLISWAAIGARTTENQGHRELASGVSCPIGFKNGTYGNLNIAIDAIAAASRPHHFLSVTKEGHTAIFATKGNEDCHIILRGGKKPNYDAASVASAIEELEKAKLPPHLMIDFSHANSHKDYRRQAEVAVNVAEQIANGNRAICGVMIESHLVEGNQKADGKKREELVYGQSITDGCISFETTERVLHQLADAVEKRGKK, from the coding sequence ATGAAATACCAGACCGATGATTTGCGCATTGTCGGCGTGCATGAACTGACTCCGCCGGTGGAACTGCACCGCGAATATCCGATGACGGAGATTGCGACGGAAACGGTTTATGCCGCGCGGCAAGGCACTCATCGTATTTTGCATGGCGAAGATGACCGTCTGCTGGTCGTGGTCGGTCCTTGCTCGATTCACGATGTCGATGCGGCATTGGAGTATGCGGCACGGCTGAAGCATTTACGCGAAAAATTGAAGCGGCAATTGCATATTGTGATGCGAGTGTATTTCGAAAAACCGCGCACCACGATCGGCTGGAAAGGTTTGATCAACGATCCCGATCTGGACAATAGTTTTCATATCAACAAAGGCTTGCGGACGGCGCGCAGGCTATTGCTGGATCTGAATACGATCGGCATGCCATCGGCTACCGAATATCTGGATTTGATCAGTCCGCAGTATTTGTCCGATTTGATCAGCTGGGCGGCCATCGGCGCGCGCACCACCGAGAATCAGGGGCATCGGGAATTGGCGTCCGGCGTATCCTGTCCGATCGGGTTTAAGAACGGCACGTACGGCAATCTGAATATCGCGATCGACGCGATTGCCGCGGCTTCCCGGCCGCATCATTTCCTGTCGGTCACCAAGGAAGGGCATACCGCAATTTTTGCCACCAAAGGCAATGAAGATTGCCACATCATTCTGCGCGGCGGTAAAAAACCGAATTACGATGCCGCCAGCGTGGCGTCCGCCATCGAAGAACTGGAAAAGGCCAAACTGCCGCCGCATTTGATGATCGATTTCAGTCATGCGAACAGTCACAAGGATTACCGCCGCCAGGCCGAAGTCGCGGTCAACGTGGCCGAGCAGATTGCAAACGGCAATCGCGCGATCTGCGGTGTGATGATCGAAAGCCATTTGGTCGAAGGCAACCAAAAGGCTGACGGCAAGAAGCGTGAGGAATTGGTTTACGGGCAAAGCATTACCGACGGCTGCATCAGTTTCGAGACAACCGAGCGCGTGCTGCACCAGCTTGCCGATGCGGTCGAGAAGCGCGGAAAGAAATAG
- a CDS encoding HD domain-containing protein encodes MYHHRDLLDDLNKPLSLKDKIVSAHRSVQSKFPFVSRIAIALYDSDTNILKTYMDSSGGDKPLAHYQASLDNAPSLKEILAKGLPRVVNNLVTFENGTHEHTQRIGRSGYAASYTMPIFHSGEFVGFLFFNSHQADVFTENVLSVLDVYGHLIALMIVNELASLKVMNAALKTTSGITHFRDPETGSHLDRMSRYSRIIAEALAGQYDLDDVYIEHIFMFSPLHDIGKIAIPDSILLKPGPLNEEERSVMNTHARKGREMIDDIVMNFGFNSINHIDVLRNIAEFHHEAVNGGGYPAGKRYDEIPLEARIVAVADVFDALTSHRPYKEAWSNEKAFALLQQLAGEKLDADCVNALIENRSKVEEIQQQFKENSYG; translated from the coding sequence ATGTATCATCATCGCGATCTGCTCGACGATTTGAATAAGCCGTTATCGTTGAAAGATAAAATAGTCAGCGCGCACCGCTCGGTGCAGAGCAAGTTTCCGTTCGTTTCACGGATTGCGATTGCGCTGTACGATTCCGATACCAACATACTGAAAACCTACATGGACAGCAGCGGCGGCGACAAACCCTTGGCGCATTATCAAGCGTCGCTGGATAACGCACCGTCGCTAAAGGAAATTCTCGCCAAAGGCTTGCCGAGGGTGGTTAACAATCTGGTGACTTTCGAGAACGGCACGCATGAGCATACGCAACGTATCGGTCGCTCCGGTTACGCTGCGAGTTACACCATGCCGATTTTTCACAGCGGTGAGTTTGTCGGCTTTTTGTTCTTTAATTCGCACCAAGCGGACGTATTCACCGAGAATGTACTGAGCGTGCTCGATGTCTACGGCCACCTGATCGCGCTGATGATCGTCAATGAACTGGCTTCATTGAAAGTCATGAACGCCGCATTGAAAACGACCAGCGGCATTACCCATTTCCGCGATCCCGAAACGGGCAGTCATTTGGATCGCATGTCGCGCTACAGCCGCATCATCGCCGAAGCGCTTGCCGGTCAATATGATCTGGACGATGTGTATATCGAACATATTTTCATGTTTTCGCCGTTGCACGATATCGGCAAGATCGCCATACCGGACAGTATTTTGCTGAAACCGGGGCCGTTGAACGAGGAAGAGCGGTCGGTGATGAATACGCACGCGCGCAAGGGCAGGGAAATGATCGATGATATCGTCATGAATTTCGGCTTCAACAGCATCAATCACATCGACGTGCTGCGCAATATCGCCGAATTTCACCATGAAGCGGTGAACGGCGGCGGCTATCCGGCGGGTAAACGTTATGATGAAATTCCGCTGGAAGCGCGTATTGTCGCGGTAGCCGATGTTTTCGACGCATTGACTTCGCATCGTCCGTATAAGGAAGCCTGGAGCAACGAAAAGGCATTTGCCCTGTTGCAACAACTGGCCGGTGAAAAGCTCGATGCCGATTGTGTCAATGCGCTGATCGAAAATCGCAGTAAAGTGGAGGAAATTCAGCAACAATTCAAGGAAAATAGCTACGGTTGA
- a CDS encoding aminotransferase class I/II-fold pyridoxal phosphate-dependent enzyme codes for MSLAKIESLFQAKLNYLQQQGVRKGDEKIVTGVLPPSAGSGPRYRLQGYDGRAFLRMNSNSYLGLARHPAVIEAETRAVEEFGAGPGAVRFISGTYAPHVELERRLAAFHGREAAMLFSAAYATMTGVLPQLISEQTLVVSDVLNHNCIINAIRLAHPAGKAIYAHSNISELENILNANRDRYQRVCVVTDGIFSMRGDHAPLAELDACCARHQDDYPEGIVTVVDDSHGIGAFGKTGRGSEEVTGAQADILIATLGKAFGVNGGYVAASATTIAYLRETAPLYIYSNPITPAEAAAALAALDILESAEGLQLLERLRDFSRRLRSGLQQLGFETLTGEHPIVPLFIRDTTKTAALVAHLFDHNILATGLNYPVVPQGDQEIRLQVCAEHTGKDLEYLLNVLADFRQ; via the coding sequence ATGTCACTCGCGAAAATCGAATCGCTGTTCCAGGCAAAACTCAATTACTTGCAGCAACAGGGCGTGCGCAAGGGGGACGAGAAAATCGTCACCGGCGTGCTGCCGCCGTCCGCCGGCTCCGGTCCGCGCTACCGGTTGCAGGGCTATGATGGACGCGCATTCTTGCGCATGAACTCAAATTCCTATCTGGGTCTCGCGCGGCATCCGGCGGTGATCGAAGCGGAAACGCGCGCGGTTGAGGAATTCGGCGCCGGTCCCGGCGCGGTGCGTTTTATCAGCGGCACGTACGCGCCGCATGTCGAACTGGAACGGCGGTTGGCGGCGTTTCACGGGCGCGAAGCGGCGATGCTGTTCAGCGCCGCCTATGCGACGATGACCGGCGTGCTGCCGCAGTTGATTTCCGAACAAACGCTGGTGGTCAGCGATGTGCTCAACCACAATTGCATCATCAATGCGATCCGCTTGGCGCATCCCGCCGGGAAGGCGATTTACGCGCATAGCAATATCAGTGAGCTGGAGAATATCCTGAACGCCAACCGTGACCGTTATCAGCGCGTGTGTGTCGTGACCGACGGGATTTTCAGCATGCGCGGCGATCATGCGCCGCTGGCCGAGCTTGATGCTTGTTGCGCCAGGCACCAAGATGACTATCCCGAAGGGATCGTTACCGTCGTGGATGACTCGCACGGCATCGGCGCTTTCGGAAAAACCGGGCGAGGCAGCGAGGAAGTGACCGGCGCTCAAGCGGATATATTGATCGCTACACTCGGTAAGGCATTCGGTGTCAACGGCGGTTACGTTGCCGCCAGCGCTACGACGATTGCCTATTTGCGCGAAACCGCACCGCTGTATATCTATTCCAACCCCATCACACCCGCCGAAGCGGCTGCCGCATTGGCGGCGCTGGATATTCTGGAAAGCGCGGAAGGCTTGCAGTTACTTGAACGACTGCGCGATTTCAGCCGCAGATTACGATCCGGGTTGCAGCAATTAGGCTTCGAGACACTCACCGGGGAGCATCCGATCGTGCCGCTGTTTATTCGCGACACCACCAAAACCGCCGCCTTGGTCGCGCATTTATTCGATCACAACATCCTCGCCACCGGCTTGAACTATCCGGTCGTGCCGCAAGGGGATCAGGAGATCCGCTTGCAGGTTTGCGCCGAACATACCGGTAAGGATTTAGAGTATTTACTCAATGTATTGGCGGATTTCCGCCAGTAG